The Spirosoma foliorum genome has a window encoding:
- a CDS encoding response regulator has protein sequence MKNTFNVLIVDDDEDDQFLLKTAFEQDSPLFNLRFANDGTDVLENIDRTDFLPDLVLLDLNMPRIGGFEVLSHLKNSPHYRHVPILILTTSDNEEDINRSYELGANTFLIKPTQHQGLVELAEQIRLYWFRLAKIPTRRTNQRGT, from the coding sequence ATGAAAAACACGTTTAATGTTTTGATCGTCGACGATGATGAGGATGATCAATTTTTACTAAAGACCGCGTTTGAGCAGGATTCCCCCCTTTTCAATCTTCGATTTGCCAATGATGGTACGGATGTCTTAGAAAATATTGATCGTACAGACTTCCTTCCTGACTTGGTTCTATTAGATCTCAATATGCCCCGGATCGGTGGTTTTGAGGTGCTTTCTCATCTAAAAAACTCTCCACACTATCGCCACGTACCCATCTTGATTTTAACGACGTCCGACAACGAGGAGGACATTAACCGATCCTATGAATTAGGAGCGAATACGTTCCTGATCAAACCGACGCAACATCAAGGATTAGTCGAACTAGCCGAACAGATTCGTCTATACTGGTTTAGGTTAGCTAAAATTCCAACCCGCCG
- a CDS encoding response regulator, whose protein sequence is MSLNPTSGPRFPILLVEDDLAIIDIIQRATRACFPEADIIAISTFEEAVVYLYNLEGKGPRLLLLDVFLAGGQTGLDFLQLLKAHPLGKLLPAIVLSQSARHVKDAYQLGAAAYFTKPFSFPDWKQFMLDLRLFWYETATLPQTYFERQQELLHG, encoded by the coding sequence ATGTCTTTAAATCCAACCAGTGGGCCTAGATTTCCCATCCTGCTGGTGGAAGATGATCTGGCCATTATTGATATTATTCAACGCGCAACCAGAGCTTGCTTTCCAGAGGCTGATATTATTGCTATCTCCACCTTTGAAGAAGCAGTCGTTTATTTGTATAATTTGGAGGGAAAAGGACCTCGCTTGCTTCTATTGGATGTTTTTCTAGCTGGTGGTCAAACTGGATTAGATTTCCTGCAACTGCTTAAAGCTCATCCGTTAGGGAAACTGCTGCCGGCGATTGTGTTGTCGCAAAGCGCTCGGCACGTCAAAGACGCCTATCAATTGGGAGCGGCTGCCTACTTTACCAAGCCATTTTCGTTCCCGGATTGGAAACAATTTATGCTCGATCTTCGCTTGTTTTGGTACGAAACCGCTACACTCCCGCAAACGTATTTCGAAAGGCAGCAAGAACTTCTGCATGGATAG
- a CDS encoding SDR family oxidoreductase — MILITGATGHLGKATVDALHKRTDRRFAVMVRDIRKADEFINMGIDVRQGDYTHYQAMVNGFADVEKLLLISSNHDTDRFLHHKQAIDAAKAAGVKRIYYTGFDMTDLWHSAVPFLSIPHAQTIDYLKESGISYTILNNNLYADLLPLFIGNDVLPEGICFPAGTGQVPFLTRTDIAEATATILLSNVPENQIITLAGSKAYTFQEITEILSELTGKPLPYVSPDRSAFLAYLLKKGQPEWLATYLADMAESIRRNEFNTNHTDIARYLLRPPTSMKDYLRRVYLEK, encoded by the coding sequence ATGATACTGATCACAGGGGCAACCGGACACTTAGGAAAAGCAACCGTCGACGCACTGCACAAACGAACGGACAGACGCTTTGCGGTTATGGTTCGGGATATCCGGAAAGCAGACGAGTTTATAAACATGGGTATTGACGTACGCCAGGGCGACTATACCCATTACCAGGCTATGGTAAATGGGTTTGCCGACGTAGAAAAGCTTTTACTCATATCCTCCAATCACGATACCGATCGCTTCCTGCATCATAAACAGGCAATTGACGCAGCTAAAGCAGCCGGTGTAAAGCGAATCTATTACACGGGTTTCGATATGACGGATTTGTGGCATAGTGCTGTGCCCTTTCTTTCCATACCGCATGCCCAAACCATCGATTACTTAAAGGAATCTGGGATTAGCTACACGATTCTCAATAACAACCTGTATGCTGACTTATTGCCCCTGTTTATCGGCAATGACGTACTGCCTGAAGGTATCTGCTTTCCGGCCGGAACGGGGCAGGTTCCCTTCCTTACCCGCACCGACATCGCAGAGGCAACGGCAACTATTCTGCTCAGCAATGTTCCTGAAAATCAAATCATAACGCTGGCGGGCTCGAAAGCCTATACGTTTCAGGAGATAACGGAAATATTGAGTGAGTTGACGGGAAAACCGCTTCCTTATGTGAGCCCGGACCGAAGCGCATTTTTAGCCTATCTGCTGAAAAAGGGCCAACCGGAATGGCTGGCTACCTACCTGGCGGATATGGCTGAATCAATACGTAGAAATGAATTCAATACGAATCATACGGATATAGCGCGCTATCTCCTTCGTCCGCCAACATCGATGAAGGACTATCTGCGCAGGGTGTATTTAGAAAAGTAA
- a CDS encoding aldo/keto reductase: MKTTKLGNQGLQVPVIGLGCMSLAGSDTQYIYGKSDEKDGLAVIDRALELGCNFLDTADAYGPLQNERLLAKAIKGRRDKVVIATKFGFEINDQGEFTGKVNGKKDYIKQAAERSLKSLGTDFIDLYYMHRPDPATPIEESMEAMAALVKEGKVRYLGLSEVSAELIRRAHAVHPLTAIETEYSLFERTLDDDGTTYVLTELGIGLVPYSPLGRGFLTGELKSPDDFDANDARRHLERFQGENFYKNLELVKALRGIAEQKQVTASQLALAWIVAKGHVPIPGTRKVKYVEENLAAANITLTAEEIAKLESILPLGHRQAGSRSDAKATPKDEE; the protein is encoded by the coding sequence ATGAAAACGACAAAACTTGGTAATCAGGGGCTTCAGGTGCCTGTTATCGGCTTGGGCTGTATGAGTCTGGCCGGCAGCGATACCCAGTACATTTATGGCAAATCAGACGAAAAGGATGGGCTAGCGGTAATTGACCGGGCCCTGGAATTGGGCTGTAATTTTTTAGATACGGCGGACGCCTATGGGCCTTTACAGAATGAGCGCCTACTGGCGAAAGCGATAAAAGGTCGACGCGATAAAGTGGTTATCGCGACCAAATTCGGTTTTGAAATCAATGATCAGGGGGAGTTCACCGGAAAAGTAAATGGCAAAAAGGACTACATCAAACAAGCCGCAGAACGGTCGCTGAAAAGCCTGGGCACCGACTTCATTGATCTGTATTATATGCACCGCCCAGATCCGGCAACGCCGATTGAGGAATCGATGGAGGCAATGGCCGCCCTGGTCAAGGAAGGCAAGGTACGCTATCTTGGTTTATCGGAAGTATCGGCCGAGCTGATTCGCAGAGCCCACGCCGTTCACCCGCTTACGGCCATTGAAACGGAATATTCCTTATTTGAACGCACGCTCGATGATGATGGCACGACCTATGTACTGACAGAATTAGGCATTGGTCTCGTTCCTTATTCGCCACTGGGTCGCGGCTTTTTAACGGGCGAATTGAAAAGCCCGGATGATTTTGACGCAAACGATGCGCGCCGACATTTAGAACGATTTCAGGGCGAAAACTTTTATAAAAATCTTGAACTGGTTAAAGCACTGCGAGGGATAGCCGAACAAAAACAGGTAACGGCCTCCCAGTTAGCCTTAGCCTGGATTGTCGCCAAAGGACACGTTCCCATTCCGGGTACCAGAAAAGTTAAGTACGTGGAGGAAAATTTGGCAGCCGCTAATATTACCCTGACAGCGGAAGAAATCGCTAAATTAGAATCGATTCTCCCTTTGGGGCATCGGCAGGCTGGTTCCCGCAGCGATGCGAAGGCAACGCCTAAAGATGAAGAATAA
- a CDS encoding helix-turn-helix domain-containing protein has protein sequence MKNKIPFVVKSVTELNQLLGLPKPRHPLIVVYRYDQITRRDDKLLDYFCPQFYSIAIKKNFKGKVRYGQSFYDFDEGMMSFVGPGQLLAHTGGDNIPEEGFCLMFHPDFFAGHVLAAKIRQYGFFSYELNEALHLSDEEQLLVETIMGQIETEYQNPIDTLSQDVMITHIELLLHYSQRFYNRQFITRKPANHELLARVEKLLNAYFSDEMALREGLPTVQHIAEALHISPNYLSDMLRIATGKSAQGHIQDKIIEKAKELLSTTNLSISEVAYLIGFERPQSLNRLFKKKTNLTPVAFKQGFRSN, from the coding sequence ATGAAGAATAAAATTCCTTTTGTCGTAAAATCAGTAACAGAGCTTAATCAGTTACTGGGTTTACCCAAGCCCCGGCATCCGTTGATCGTTGTGTATCGGTATGACCAGATTACCCGAAGGGATGATAAATTACTGGATTATTTCTGCCCCCAATTTTACAGTATTGCCATCAAAAAGAATTTCAAGGGTAAGGTTCGCTACGGACAGAGTTTTTATGATTTCGACGAAGGGATGATGTCTTTTGTTGGGCCGGGTCAATTACTGGCTCATACCGGTGGAGACAATATTCCGGAGGAAGGGTTCTGCCTGATGTTTCACCCTGACTTTTTTGCTGGACACGTACTGGCGGCCAAAATCAGGCAGTACGGTTTTTTTTCCTACGAACTGAATGAGGCCCTGCATTTATCGGATGAAGAGCAACTTTTGGTCGAGACGATCATGGGCCAGATCGAAACCGAATACCAAAACCCCATAGATACCCTGAGCCAGGATGTCATGATCACCCATATCGAGTTGCTATTGCATTATAGCCAACGGTTTTACAATCGCCAGTTTATAACCAGAAAGCCTGCCAATCACGAGTTGCTGGCTAGAGTAGAGAAGTTATTGAACGCTTATTTTTCAGATGAGATGGCACTCCGGGAAGGCTTACCAACGGTTCAGCATATTGCCGAAGCATTGCATATTTCGCCTAATTACCTGAGCGATATGCTCCGTATCGCGACCGGAAAAAGCGCTCAGGGACACATTCAGGATAAAATCATTGAGAAAGCAAAGGAATTACTTTCCACGACCAATTTATCCATTTCCGAGGTGGCGTACCTGATAGGCTTTGAACGCCCTCAA